From a region of the Primulina eburnea isolate SZY01 chromosome 7, ASM2296580v1, whole genome shotgun sequence genome:
- the LOC140836703 gene encoding uncharacterized protein isoform X3, producing MEYERIHKAQTGMISPSKLRIKLIGSHNQKKTDGSNCNSSRTSPSKLEDTEFVKNGLLAPDDDDFGEEVSTIGIPPSKFDNSKQEDGNLSHLKDHGLRDAGHTRIQLVSMVDASNSNSVHPVRNYEEESLDYDSTSSFEFHKGERSLHQSITRSLSRPMSSKWNDAEKWIMNRQNVHVSKKTNQQILVNRPIGPNMVRVAPESAAGFDNKPSVKRVDFHESEDLLEVDDMELPCMKSVTEEKTGVSGIRSVSMRDTGTEMTPIPSQDPSRSATPVSSTTPIRSPTSSIPSSPRRQEPVPTQTENPTSSATQNSDEYGEKDLSEQEMKLKARREIVALGVQLGKMNIAAWARDGENEKNLSGNETSGSSEVEQIEYAKRAAAWEEAEKSKHAARFKQEEIRIQAWESQQKAKLDAEMRKIEAQIEQRKAEAQAKMVKKIALARQKSEEKRAVAECRKNQLAEKTTAQAEYIRQTGRIPSNLSICCGWL from the exons ATGGAGTACGAAAGGATACACAAAGCTCAG ACTGGCATGATTTCTCCGAGTAAGTTGAGGATTAAGCTTATAGGGTCGCACAATCAGAAGAAAACGGACGGATCAAACTGTAATTCTTCAAGAACATCTCCTTCTAAGCTTGAGGATACAGAATTTGTCAAGAACGGTCTGTTGGCGccggatgatgatgattttggGGAAGAAG TTTCCACTATAGGAATTCCGCCAAGTAAATTTGATAATTCGAAGCAAGAAGATGGAAATTTGTCGCATTTGAAGGATCATGGGCTAAGGGATGCTGGTCATACTAGAATTCAGCTAGTTTCTATGGTTGATGCCAGTAATTCGAATTCAGTGCATCCGGTTCGAAATTATGAAGAAGAAAGTCTTGATTACGATAGTACATCAAGCTTCGAGTTCCATAAAGGGGAGAGATCTCTGCACCAATCGATTACAAGATCCTTGTCAAGACCAATGTCGTCCAAGTGGAATGATGCGGAGAAGTGGATTATGAATAGGCAAAATGTGCATGTATCAAAAAAGACCAATCAACAAATTCTAGTGAACCGGCCCATAGGGCCTAATATGGTCAGAGTTGCACCAGAGTCTGCTGCTGGTTTTGATAATAAGCCATCTGTGAAACGGGTTGATTTCCATGAGAGTGAGGATTTGCTCGAAGTGGATGATATGGAGTTGCCCTGTATGAAGAGCGTGACAGAAGAAAAGACAG GCGTTTCGGGGATAAGATCGGTGTCAATGAGAGATACAGGAACTGAAATGACGCCTATTCCGAGTCAAGATCCATCAAGAAGTGCCACTCCTGTCAGTTCAACAACCCCAATTCGTAGCCCAACTTCTTCTATACCATCTAGTCCTCGAAGACAAGAGCCTGTACCAACACAAACCGAAAATCCCACAAGTAGTGCAACACAAAATTCAGATGAATATGGGGAAAAGGATTTGTCCGAACAAGAAATGAAACTCAAAGCAAGAAGGGAAATTGTAGCCCTTGGTGTCCAGCTTGGTAAGATGAATATTGCTGCTTGGGCAAGAGATGGTGAGAATGAAAAGAATTTATCCGGGAATGAAACTAGTGGTAGTAGCGAGGTTGAACAGATTGAGTATGCGAAACGAGCTGCTGCATGGGAAGAAGCTGAGAAATCTAAACATGCTGCAAG GTTTAAACAAGAGGAAATAAGAATCCAAGCGTGGGAGAGCCAGCAGAAAGCAAAGCTTGACGCAGAAATGAGGAAGATTGAG GCCCAAATTGAGCAAAGGAAAGCAGAAGCTCAGGCAAAGATGGTAAAGAAGATAGCATTGGCGAGACAGAAGTCGGAGGAAAAAAGGGCTGTTGCCGAATGTAGAAAGAATCAGCTAGCAGAAAAAACTACTGCACAGGCCGAGTACATTCGCCAGACTGGTCGAATCCCCTCAAATCTTTCTATATGCTGTGGATGGTTGTGA
- the LOC140836703 gene encoding uncharacterized protein isoform X1 translates to MEYERIHKAQAYIHIFFFCETAELTIVVACYFACICLLRCAGFLFYSRWCSRKVIFFTGMISPSKLRIKLIGSHNQKKTDGSNCNSSRTSPSKLEDTEFVKNGLLAPDDDDFGEEVSTIGIPPSKFDNSKQEDGNLSHLKDHGLRDAGHTRIQLVSMVDASNSNSVHPVRNYEEESLDYDSTSSFEFHKGERSLHQSITRSLSRPMSSKWNDAEKWIMNRQNVHVSKKTNQQILVNRPIGPNMVRVAPESAAGFDNKPSVKRVDFHESEDLLEVDDMELPCMKSVTEEKTGVSGIRSVSMRDTGTEMTPIPSQDPSRSATPVSSTTPIRSPTSSIPSSPRRQEPVPTQTENPTSSATQNSDEYGEKDLSEQEMKLKARREIVALGVQLGKMNIAAWARDGENEKNLSGNETSGSSEVEQIEYAKRAAAWEEAEKSKHAARFKQEEIRIQAWESQQKAKLDAEMRKIEAQIEQRKAEAQAKMVKKIALARQKSEEKRAVAECRKNQLAEKTTAQAEYIRQTGRIPSNLSICCGWL, encoded by the exons ATGGAGTACGAAAGGATACACAAAGCTCAGgcatatatacatatttttttcttttgtgaAACAGCTGAATTGACCATAGTGGTAGCTTGTTATTTTGCTTGCATTTGTCTTTTGCGTTGCGCAGGATTTTTGTTTTATTCAAGATGGTGTTCGCGTAAAGTGATTTTTTTC ACTGGCATGATTTCTCCGAGTAAGTTGAGGATTAAGCTTATAGGGTCGCACAATCAGAAGAAAACGGACGGATCAAACTGTAATTCTTCAAGAACATCTCCTTCTAAGCTTGAGGATACAGAATTTGTCAAGAACGGTCTGTTGGCGccggatgatgatgattttggGGAAGAAG TTTCCACTATAGGAATTCCGCCAAGTAAATTTGATAATTCGAAGCAAGAAGATGGAAATTTGTCGCATTTGAAGGATCATGGGCTAAGGGATGCTGGTCATACTAGAATTCAGCTAGTTTCTATGGTTGATGCCAGTAATTCGAATTCAGTGCATCCGGTTCGAAATTATGAAGAAGAAAGTCTTGATTACGATAGTACATCAAGCTTCGAGTTCCATAAAGGGGAGAGATCTCTGCACCAATCGATTACAAGATCCTTGTCAAGACCAATGTCGTCCAAGTGGAATGATGCGGAGAAGTGGATTATGAATAGGCAAAATGTGCATGTATCAAAAAAGACCAATCAACAAATTCTAGTGAACCGGCCCATAGGGCCTAATATGGTCAGAGTTGCACCAGAGTCTGCTGCTGGTTTTGATAATAAGCCATCTGTGAAACGGGTTGATTTCCATGAGAGTGAGGATTTGCTCGAAGTGGATGATATGGAGTTGCCCTGTATGAAGAGCGTGACAGAAGAAAAGACAG GCGTTTCGGGGATAAGATCGGTGTCAATGAGAGATACAGGAACTGAAATGACGCCTATTCCGAGTCAAGATCCATCAAGAAGTGCCACTCCTGTCAGTTCAACAACCCCAATTCGTAGCCCAACTTCTTCTATACCATCTAGTCCTCGAAGACAAGAGCCTGTACCAACACAAACCGAAAATCCCACAAGTAGTGCAACACAAAATTCAGATGAATATGGGGAAAAGGATTTGTCCGAACAAGAAATGAAACTCAAAGCAAGAAGGGAAATTGTAGCCCTTGGTGTCCAGCTTGGTAAGATGAATATTGCTGCTTGGGCAAGAGATGGTGAGAATGAAAAGAATTTATCCGGGAATGAAACTAGTGGTAGTAGCGAGGTTGAACAGATTGAGTATGCGAAACGAGCTGCTGCATGGGAAGAAGCTGAGAAATCTAAACATGCTGCAAG GTTTAAACAAGAGGAAATAAGAATCCAAGCGTGGGAGAGCCAGCAGAAAGCAAAGCTTGACGCAGAAATGAGGAAGATTGAG GCCCAAATTGAGCAAAGGAAAGCAGAAGCTCAGGCAAAGATGGTAAAGAAGATAGCATTGGCGAGACAGAAGTCGGAGGAAAAAAGGGCTGTTGCCGAATGTAGAAAGAATCAGCTAGCAGAAAAAACTACTGCACAGGCCGAGTACATTCGCCAGACTGGTCGAATCCCCTCAAATCTTTCTATATGCTGTGGATGGTTGTGA
- the LOC140836703 gene encoding uncharacterized protein isoform X2 translates to MEYERIHKAQAYIHIFFFCETAELTIVTGMISPSKLRIKLIGSHNQKKTDGSNCNSSRTSPSKLEDTEFVKNGLLAPDDDDFGEEVSTIGIPPSKFDNSKQEDGNLSHLKDHGLRDAGHTRIQLVSMVDASNSNSVHPVRNYEEESLDYDSTSSFEFHKGERSLHQSITRSLSRPMSSKWNDAEKWIMNRQNVHVSKKTNQQILVNRPIGPNMVRVAPESAAGFDNKPSVKRVDFHESEDLLEVDDMELPCMKSVTEEKTGVSGIRSVSMRDTGTEMTPIPSQDPSRSATPVSSTTPIRSPTSSIPSSPRRQEPVPTQTENPTSSATQNSDEYGEKDLSEQEMKLKARREIVALGVQLGKMNIAAWARDGENEKNLSGNETSGSSEVEQIEYAKRAAAWEEAEKSKHAARFKQEEIRIQAWESQQKAKLDAEMRKIEAQIEQRKAEAQAKMVKKIALARQKSEEKRAVAECRKNQLAEKTTAQAEYIRQTGRIPSNLSICCGWL, encoded by the exons ATGGAGTACGAAAGGATACACAAAGCTCAGgcatatatacatatttttttcttttgtgaAACAGCTGAATTGACCATAGTG ACTGGCATGATTTCTCCGAGTAAGTTGAGGATTAAGCTTATAGGGTCGCACAATCAGAAGAAAACGGACGGATCAAACTGTAATTCTTCAAGAACATCTCCTTCTAAGCTTGAGGATACAGAATTTGTCAAGAACGGTCTGTTGGCGccggatgatgatgattttggGGAAGAAG TTTCCACTATAGGAATTCCGCCAAGTAAATTTGATAATTCGAAGCAAGAAGATGGAAATTTGTCGCATTTGAAGGATCATGGGCTAAGGGATGCTGGTCATACTAGAATTCAGCTAGTTTCTATGGTTGATGCCAGTAATTCGAATTCAGTGCATCCGGTTCGAAATTATGAAGAAGAAAGTCTTGATTACGATAGTACATCAAGCTTCGAGTTCCATAAAGGGGAGAGATCTCTGCACCAATCGATTACAAGATCCTTGTCAAGACCAATGTCGTCCAAGTGGAATGATGCGGAGAAGTGGATTATGAATAGGCAAAATGTGCATGTATCAAAAAAGACCAATCAACAAATTCTAGTGAACCGGCCCATAGGGCCTAATATGGTCAGAGTTGCACCAGAGTCTGCTGCTGGTTTTGATAATAAGCCATCTGTGAAACGGGTTGATTTCCATGAGAGTGAGGATTTGCTCGAAGTGGATGATATGGAGTTGCCCTGTATGAAGAGCGTGACAGAAGAAAAGACAG GCGTTTCGGGGATAAGATCGGTGTCAATGAGAGATACAGGAACTGAAATGACGCCTATTCCGAGTCAAGATCCATCAAGAAGTGCCACTCCTGTCAGTTCAACAACCCCAATTCGTAGCCCAACTTCTTCTATACCATCTAGTCCTCGAAGACAAGAGCCTGTACCAACACAAACCGAAAATCCCACAAGTAGTGCAACACAAAATTCAGATGAATATGGGGAAAAGGATTTGTCCGAACAAGAAATGAAACTCAAAGCAAGAAGGGAAATTGTAGCCCTTGGTGTCCAGCTTGGTAAGATGAATATTGCTGCTTGGGCAAGAGATGGTGAGAATGAAAAGAATTTATCCGGGAATGAAACTAGTGGTAGTAGCGAGGTTGAACAGATTGAGTATGCGAAACGAGCTGCTGCATGGGAAGAAGCTGAGAAATCTAAACATGCTGCAAG GTTTAAACAAGAGGAAATAAGAATCCAAGCGTGGGAGAGCCAGCAGAAAGCAAAGCTTGACGCAGAAATGAGGAAGATTGAG GCCCAAATTGAGCAAAGGAAAGCAGAAGCTCAGGCAAAGATGGTAAAGAAGATAGCATTGGCGAGACAGAAGTCGGAGGAAAAAAGGGCTGTTGCCGAATGTAGAAAGAATCAGCTAGCAGAAAAAACTACTGCACAGGCCGAGTACATTCGCCAGACTGGTCGAATCCCCTCAAATCTTTCTATATGCTGTGGATGGTTGTGA